The Platichthys flesus chromosome 5, fPlaFle2.1, whole genome shotgun sequence genome contains the following window.
ATCAGAAGTGTAGTATCCATCTCTTCTGAAGTTTATCCAAACTAAAGACTCAAGGTCAGGATCATAGACTCATTATAAAGATGGATAATGCCTCGCCACATCCTTCCACTTTGTCTTTTAGCTTGGTTCATGTCCCCACCACTCgcatggaggaagcagggttTATGACTTAAACTggagccagccactagggggtgatGCTAGctgatgctttggcttcacttttgtcaCGATATCTTGACCCTTTCCTGCGTCAGTTTGACCATCATTTTGTTAACTGTCTCATTTGAGTCCCCCATCTTGATAGGCATGCAATACTGCACAATACTGATCATTCTATTACTCTATATTATATCATCCTATCACTATGTTTATTAGGGatattttctctcatttatTATCATGTATTTTCTTCAAAAATGTACAACATTTTTCAGGTCTTCAAAACCTTGTGCCATCTGTGCTGATATGGGTAATGACTTTTAAGGTAAGTGAAACAGACAATTTCTATCCACAAGTGGTGAAAATAACCAACCACAGCCTCCCGCTCGCCATTCCCTTTAAGGAAATGATCAGTAAAGGTTTCCCAAAGTAAAATGTGTCAAAGGGCAGTGGAAACCAATTAGTCAAATTTTTCTAAtttatgtgtgttgtgtctttgaTTTCAGTCTTGCTTCGGTCAGTTCGAAGATAATTCAACTGCCATGAACTACTCAGAATATAACAACTCCAGTGTGCGCTCACCATTCCCTTTAAGGAAATCATCAGTAAAGGTTTCCCAAAGTAAAATGTGTCAAAGGGCAGTGGAAACCAATTAGTCAGATTTTTCTAAtttatgtgtgttgtgtctttgaTTTCAGTCTTGCTTGGGTCAGTTCGAAGATAATTCAACTGCCATGAACTACCCAGATTATAACTACTCCAGTGTGGATTATGATGATTTTCCTATACTTTGTGATAAAGGATCCAACCGCCAGTTCCGTCTCTGGTTTATGTCCACCTTCTACTCCCTTATCTGCTTCCTGGGGCTGGTAGGAAACCTACTGGTCATCCTTACCTTCTTCTACTTCAAGCGCCTCAAGACTATGACAGATGTGTACCTCCTCAACCTGTCCATTGCAGACCTGCTCTTTTCTCTGACACTCCCCTTCTGGGCAGCCAACTCCATGGCACAGTGGGTGCTTGGCCTGATAGTGTGCAAATCCATGCATGCCATTTACAAGGTCAGCTTTTACAGCAGCATGCTCCTTCTCTGTTTCATCAGCGTGGATCGCTACTTTGCAATCTCCAGAGCAGTCTCCGCTCACCGCCACCGCACCCaagctgtgtttttcagcaAGGTGTCATCAGCTGTCATTTGGATTATGGCAATGCTCTTCTCCGTACCAGATATGAGGTACACCACCATCAACAACAAAACCTGCACCCCGTACTCAAGCAGTTCTGACCAGCTCCGCATCGGCATCCAGACAGGCCAGATTGTTTTGGCCTTTGTCCTTCCACTCCTGGTCATGAGCTTCTGTTACAGCAGCATCATCCAGACCCTTTGCCAAGCTCGTAACTTTGAACGGAATAAGGCCATAAAGGTGATTCTAGCTGTGGTAGCTGTCTTCCTGGTCTGCCAGGTACCTTATAATCTGGTCCTATTTTGGATCACAGTAGTTACCGCACAAGGGGGATCCGAGG
Protein-coding sequences here:
- the ccr7 gene encoding C-C chemokine receptor type 7 isoform X1, with product MISLRGLQNLVPSVLIWVMTFKSCLGQFEDNSTAMNYPDYNYSSVDYDDFPILCDKGSNRQFRLWFMSTFYSLICFLGLVGNLLVILTFFYFKRLKTMTDVYLLNLSIADLLFSLTLPFWAANSMAQWVLGLIVCKSMHAIYKVSFYSSMLLLCFISVDRYFAISRAVSAHRHRTQAVFFSKVSSAVIWIMAMLFSVPDMRYTTINNKTCTPYSSSSDQLRIGIQTGQIVLAFVLPLLVMSFCYSSIIQTLCQARNFERNKAIKVILAVVAVFLVCQVPYNLVLFWITVVTAQGGSEDCHYDNHLLYATDVTQGLAFLRCCLNPFVYAFIGVKFRRDLLKLLKDFGCMSQERFFRYNFGRRRSSLATDTETTTIFSP
- the ccr7 gene encoding C-C chemokine receptor type 7 isoform X2; this translates as MNYPDYNYSSVDYDDFPILCDKGSNRQFRLWFMSTFYSLICFLGLVGNLLVILTFFYFKRLKTMTDVYLLNLSIADLLFSLTLPFWAANSMAQWVLGLIVCKSMHAIYKVSFYSSMLLLCFISVDRYFAISRAVSAHRHRTQAVFFSKVSSAVIWIMAMLFSVPDMRYTTINNKTCTPYSSSSDQLRIGIQTGQIVLAFVLPLLVMSFCYSSIIQTLCQARNFERNKAIKVILAVVAVFLVCQVPYNLVLFWITVVTAQGGSEDCHYDNHLLYATDVTQGLAFLRCCLNPFVYAFIGVKFRRDLLKLLKDFGCMSQERFFRYNFGRRRSSLATDTETTTIFSP